Proteins encoded in a region of the Saccharothrix ecbatanensis genome:
- a CDS encoding response regulator transcription factor — protein MRILVVEDEVPLADAIARGLRREGMAVDVAYDGESGHEKSTVTRYDVVVLDRDLPGMSGDELCKEILSSGALTRVMMLTASAGIDDRVAGLSLGADDYLAKPFAFPELVARVRALARRATPATPPLLTARDVELDPARRTVRRAGQPVELTRKEFGVLEVLLAAKGSVVSSEELLERVWDENADPFTTTVRVTVMTLRKKLGEPGIIDTVVGSGYRVPTAGVPEVGPR, from the coding sequence GTGCGGATCCTGGTAGTCGAGGACGAGGTGCCGTTGGCCGACGCGATCGCGCGTGGCCTGCGGCGCGAAGGTATGGCGGTCGACGTCGCGTACGACGGCGAGTCCGGCCACGAGAAGTCGACCGTGACCCGGTACGACGTGGTCGTTCTCGACCGCGATCTACCCGGCATGTCCGGCGACGAACTGTGCAAGGAGATCCTCAGCTCCGGCGCCCTGACCAGGGTCATGATGCTCACGGCCAGCGCCGGCATCGACGACCGGGTCGCGGGCCTGTCCCTCGGCGCCGACGACTACCTGGCCAAACCCTTCGCGTTCCCGGAGCTGGTCGCCCGCGTCCGCGCCCTCGCCCGCCGCGCCACCCCGGCCACCCCACCGCTGCTCACCGCCCGCGACGTCGAACTCGACCCGGCCCGCCGCACGGTCCGCCGCGCCGGCCAACCCGTCGAGCTGACCCGCAAGGAATTCGGCGTGCTGGAAGTGCTGCTCGCAGCCAAGGGATCGGTCGTCTCCAGCGAAGAGCTGCTGGAACGCGTCTGGGACGAGAACGCCGACCCGTTCACCACCACCGTCCGGGTCACCGTCATGACGTTGCGCAAGAAGCTCGGCGAGCCGGGCATCATCGACACGGTGGTCGGCTCCGGCTACCGCGTACCCACGGCCGGTGTCCCCGAAGTAGGCCCACGCTGA
- a CDS encoding class I SAM-dependent RNA methyltransferase, translating to MTATWKQRLIEVEVGAVAHGGHCVARHEGRVVFVRHALPGERVVVRITEDTGGSFCRGDAVEVLEASPDRVQAPCPYAGPGLCGGCDWQHASWQAQRELKAAVVSEQLHRLAKLDWEVIVEDLPGGPEDWRTRMRMAVGRDGRAGFRAHRSHEVIAVDDCVIAAPDALKDVVDRTWPPKSELVITRDAGAQVHLTEIGPPVVRRGRPVPGPSQRRAGSGTATELAAGRTWNLRSDGFWQVHPAAADTFAGVVRDWADCQPGERAWDLYGGVGLFASVLAEQVGVSGSVAVVESSFGAVEDGKLNLSDQPQVSWYVGRTETVLETPDFTDLPPDVVVLDPPRKGAGKVVVTAIARSRPARVVYVACDPAALARDIAAFAHQGYELAQLRAFDAFPMTHHVECIALLKPVR from the coding sequence GTGACGGCGACCTGGAAGCAGCGGCTCATCGAGGTGGAGGTCGGCGCGGTGGCCCACGGCGGGCACTGCGTCGCCCGGCACGAGGGCCGCGTCGTCTTCGTCCGGCACGCGCTGCCCGGCGAACGGGTGGTCGTCCGGATCACCGAGGACACCGGCGGCTCGTTCTGCCGCGGTGACGCCGTCGAGGTGCTGGAGGCGTCACCGGACCGGGTCCAGGCGCCGTGCCCGTACGCCGGGCCGGGCCTGTGCGGCGGCTGCGACTGGCAGCACGCGTCGTGGCAGGCGCAGCGCGAGCTGAAGGCCGCCGTGGTCAGCGAGCAGCTGCACCGGCTGGCCAAGCTCGACTGGGAGGTCATCGTCGAGGACCTGCCCGGCGGGCCGGAGGACTGGCGCACCCGGATGCGGATGGCCGTCGGCCGGGACGGTCGCGCCGGGTTCCGCGCCCACCGCAGCCACGAGGTCATCGCGGTGGACGACTGCGTCATCGCCGCGCCGGACGCGCTGAAGGACGTCGTCGACCGCACGTGGCCGCCGAAGTCCGAGCTCGTCATCACCCGGGACGCGGGCGCGCAGGTCCACCTGACCGAGATCGGCCCGCCGGTCGTGCGCCGCGGCCGTCCCGTGCCCGGACCGTCCCAGCGCCGCGCCGGCAGCGGCACGGCCACCGAACTCGCCGCCGGCCGGACGTGGAACCTCCGCTCCGACGGGTTCTGGCAGGTCCACCCGGCCGCCGCGGACACGTTCGCGGGCGTCGTCCGGGACTGGGCGGACTGCCAGCCCGGCGAACGGGCCTGGGACCTGTACGGCGGCGTGGGCCTGTTCGCGTCCGTGCTGGCCGAGCAGGTCGGCGTCTCCGGATCCGTCGCGGTGGTCGAGTCGTCGTTCGGCGCGGTCGAGGACGGCAAGCTCAACCTGTCCGACCAACCGCAGGTCAGCTGGTACGTGGGCCGCACCGAGACGGTGCTGGAGACACCCGACTTCACCGACCTGCCGCCGGACGTCGTCGTGCTCGACCCGCCGCGCAAGGGCGCGGGCAAGGTCGTGGTGACCGCCATCGCACGAAGTAGACCCGCTCGTGTGGTGTACGTCGCGTGCGACCCGGCCGCCCTGGCCCGCGACATCGCCGCCTTCGCCCATCAGGGCTATGAATTGGCCCAGCTCAGGGCGTTCGACGCGTTTCCGATGACTCATCACGTCGAGTGCATTGCGCTGCTGAAGCCCGTTCGCTGA
- a CDS encoding sensor histidine kinase, whose protein sequence is MDLLGEQARDDVLRSGSVAFLCVVAAAALLAWTLTGRVLQPVHDVTDAARRLSAESLGERLRLEGPRDEVAELADTFDEMLDRLQAAFESQRRFVANASHELRTPLAVVRTELDVTLADPDADVEELRRMAGVVRAATERAEQLVSALLLLARTDGLGLAVREPVDLNAVVESAWKAARPEAEDRQLRVSFLTAPAPAVGDPALLERIAGNLLENAVRHNLPGGWIEVRTEGGPEWTLLRVSSSGPVIAPDRVEELFEPFRRGGTDRTARTGTGLGLSIVRAAVAAHEGQVHATAVPGGGLSVAVHLPSAPHGKLA, encoded by the coding sequence ATGGACCTGCTCGGCGAACAGGCCCGGGACGACGTGCTGCGGTCCGGCTCCGTCGCCTTCCTCTGTGTCGTGGCCGCCGCAGCCCTGCTCGCCTGGACCCTCACCGGCCGCGTCCTCCAACCGGTGCACGACGTCACCGACGCGGCCCGCCGCCTCTCCGCCGAATCACTGGGGGAGAGGCTGCGCCTGGAAGGCCCGCGCGACGAGGTCGCCGAGCTGGCCGACACGTTCGACGAAATGCTCGACCGGTTGCAGGCGGCGTTCGAATCGCAACGGCGGTTCGTCGCCAACGCCTCCCATGAGCTGCGCACACCGTTGGCCGTGGTCCGCACGGAGCTGGACGTGACGCTCGCCGACCCGGACGCCGACGTCGAGGAGCTGCGACGCATGGCGGGCGTGGTGCGTGCCGCCACGGAACGGGCGGAGCAGCTGGTCAGCGCGTTGTTGCTGCTCGCGCGCACGGACGGGCTAGGGCTGGCGGTGCGCGAGCCGGTGGACCTGAACGCGGTGGTCGAGTCGGCGTGGAAGGCCGCGCGGCCGGAGGCGGAGGACCGTCAGCTGCGGGTGTCGTTCCTGACGGCGCCGGCGCCCGCCGTCGGCGACCCGGCGTTGTTGGAACGGATCGCCGGGAACCTGCTGGAGAACGCCGTGCGCCACAACCTCCCTGGTGGGTGGATCGAAGTGCGCACTGAAGGCGGCCCCGAGTGGACGCTGCTGCGGGTGTCGTCGTCCGGGCCCGTCATCGCGCCGGACCGGGTGGAAGAGCTGTTCGAGCCGTTCCGACGGGGTGGCACCGACCGGACCGCGCGCACGGGCACCGGGCTCGGGCTGTCCATCGTGCGGGCCGCTGTCGCAGCTCACGAGGGTCAGGTGCACGCCACGGCGGTGCCCGGCGGGGGTCTGTCGGTGGCCGTGCACCTGCCGTCGGCGCCGCACGGAAAACTCGCGTGA
- a CDS encoding AraC family transcriptional regulator, translated as MDALTTLLRGVHAQRADLCRSFASPPWSLAYTATASLTLVTPVRGHTWLLTEDGASFLMRPGDFGIIRGPMRFVLADDPSTPPQIDLDGPDCEQWLVGTRTYGFGADADSMVVTGSFAVERGVSDRLLNALPRTFVVPCGDEHCPTLDVLATEIPKNQAGQDVILDRLLDLLLVYVLREWFDRPDSNTPAWYRALGDEIVGPALRAMHDEPEHAWTVAELAARAGVSRAALARRFTTLVGVPPLTYLTEWRMDVAADLLTQPDATIGSVARAVGYADGFAFSTAFKRVRGVRPSDHRVVALRA; from the coding sequence GTGGACGCTCTCACGACTCTCCTGCGCGGCGTGCACGCGCAGCGCGCCGACCTGTGCCGCTCGTTCGCCTCACCGCCGTGGTCGCTGGCGTACACGGCGACGGCGTCGCTCACCCTCGTCACCCCCGTCCGCGGCCACACCTGGCTGCTCACCGAGGACGGCGCCAGCTTCCTCATGCGACCGGGTGACTTCGGCATCATCCGCGGACCGATGAGGTTCGTGCTGGCCGACGACCCGTCCACGCCGCCGCAGATCGACCTGGACGGACCGGACTGCGAGCAGTGGCTCGTCGGCACCCGCACGTACGGCTTCGGCGCCGACGCGGACTCGATGGTGGTCACCGGCAGCTTCGCGGTCGAGCGCGGCGTGTCCGACCGGCTGCTCAACGCCCTGCCGAGGACGTTCGTCGTGCCGTGCGGGGACGAGCACTGCCCCACGCTGGACGTCCTGGCCACGGAGATCCCCAAGAACCAGGCCGGGCAGGACGTCATCCTCGACCGGCTCCTGGACCTGCTGCTCGTCTACGTGTTGCGCGAGTGGTTCGACCGGCCCGACAGCAACACGCCCGCGTGGTACCGGGCGTTGGGTGACGAGATCGTCGGCCCCGCTCTCCGTGCGATGCATGACGAACCAGAGCACGCTTGGACCGTTGCCGAACTCGCAGCGCGCGCTGGGGTGTCACGGGCGGCGCTGGCCCGGCGGTTCACGACGCTGGTGGGCGTGCCGCCGTTGACCTACCTGACCGAGTGGCGGATGGATGTCGCCGCCGACCTGCTCACCCAACCGGACGCGACCATCGGCTCCGTGGCACGGGCGGTCGGTTACGCCGACGGGTTCGCGTTCAGCACGGCGTTCAAACGGGTACGCGGCGTTCGGCCCAGCGACCACCGTGTGGTAGCTCTGCGGGCATGA
- a CDS encoding NAD(P)H-binding protein, with amino-acid sequence MTILVIGATGKTGRRVTSALDALGVAYRAVSRHTDIRFDWTDQSTWAPALDGVTAAYLVPIGTHIDDAEVAAFVPQAVAAGVRRLVLLSARGLTDDDGRERAVRESGVDWTILRPTWFSHNFSEDYFLPQILEGEIALPLGGDGGHPFIHAQDIADVAVAALTQEGHAGVTYELSGPRALTFGEVVAQIGDVSGRSIRLVDVPVADYIAGMVEGGFDAVWAEVLTLGLVAMRDGQDAALSDGVPSVLGHDGRSFEDYVKEASDAWA; translated from the coding sequence ATGACAATCCTGGTTATCGGAGCAACCGGCAAGACCGGCCGCCGCGTCACGTCCGCCCTCGACGCCCTGGGCGTCGCCTACCGTGCCGTGTCCCGCCACACGGACATCCGTTTCGACTGGACGGACCAGTCCACCTGGGCGCCCGCCCTGGACGGCGTCACGGCGGCCTACCTCGTGCCGATCGGCACGCACATCGACGACGCCGAGGTGGCCGCGTTCGTGCCGCAGGCGGTGGCGGCGGGGGTGCGGCGGCTCGTGCTGCTGTCGGCGCGTGGGCTGACGGACGACGACGGTCGTGAGCGCGCGGTGCGGGAGTCCGGTGTGGACTGGACGATCCTGCGGCCGACGTGGTTCTCGCACAACTTCAGCGAGGACTACTTCTTGCCGCAGATCCTGGAAGGCGAGATCGCGCTGCCGCTCGGGGGCGACGGCGGGCACCCGTTCATCCACGCGCAGGACATCGCCGACGTGGCGGTGGCGGCGTTGACGCAGGAGGGGCACGCGGGCGTGACGTACGAGCTGTCCGGGCCGCGGGCGTTGACGTTCGGCGAGGTGGTGGCGCAGATCGGTGACGTGTCGGGTCGTTCGATCCGGTTGGTGGACGTGCCCGTGGCCGACTACATCGCGGGGATGGTGGAGGGCGGTTTCGACGCGGTGTGGGCGGAGGTGTTGACCCTGGGACTGGTCGCTATGCGTGACGGGCAGGACGCGGCGTTGTCCGATGGTGTG
- a CDS encoding GIY-YIG nuclease family protein, whose product MYVSAVDPDLLRGFAAELKAFHIASGEPSYAVLSRLADKHGESLSPASISDLLAGRRLTSSTIALAFVRNVLRYRGNHDDTAHEAEVDRWLERWTRVRNSTNPASLAGDAAAGPTAATPPLPVELDFTSIEESTVTRHRRRPPIAALLPPGVRIFHAMLDEALSAKDPRGRRWSEAKWGCYAFYDFDGEPIYVGQTNEGLRVRVRRHLSNQRTDAVAMRVLDVMEVAELELWPLWELEDAGRPDHREAQKLLGRVECTVYRNALEQNSIGMLLNTHIPPSSEPVTLPESARFPLVDPTVREMRGAPDVRIARCAETLARLAGVVAERGGVSASLRRVMVVQAARLTRLTAARHAYAAGELPPEPNLVDIGYLRAAGRD is encoded by the coding sequence GTGTACGTCAGCGCAGTAGACCCTGACCTGCTACGCGGTTTCGCCGCCGAACTGAAGGCGTTCCACATCGCCTCCGGCGAGCCCAGCTACGCCGTCCTCAGCCGGCTCGCGGACAAGCACGGCGAATCGCTGTCGCCGGCGAGCATCAGCGACCTCCTCGCCGGCAGGCGCCTGACCAGCTCCACCATCGCGCTGGCCTTCGTGCGCAACGTGCTGAGGTACCGGGGCAACCACGATGACACCGCGCACGAGGCGGAAGTCGACCGCTGGTTGGAGCGTTGGACCCGGGTGCGCAACTCGACCAACCCTGCATCGCTGGCCGGCGACGCTGCGGCCGGCCCGACCGCAGCGACCCCACCGCTACCGGTTGAGCTGGACTTCACGTCGATCGAAGAATCGACCGTGACGAGGCACCGGAGGCGCCCGCCCATCGCCGCGCTGTTGCCGCCCGGCGTTCGGATCTTCCACGCGATGTTGGACGAGGCGCTCAGCGCCAAGGACCCGCGCGGGCGACGGTGGTCGGAGGCGAAGTGGGGGTGCTACGCGTTCTACGACTTCGACGGAGAACCCATCTACGTCGGGCAGACGAACGAAGGCCTGCGCGTCCGCGTCCGGCGGCACCTCTCCAACCAGCGCACCGACGCGGTGGCCATGCGCGTTCTCGACGTCATGGAGGTCGCCGAGCTCGAACTGTGGCCGCTGTGGGAATTGGAGGACGCCGGCCGGCCGGACCACCGCGAGGCGCAGAAGCTGCTCGGCCGCGTCGAGTGCACGGTCTACCGGAACGCGCTGGAGCAGAACTCGATCGGCATGTTGCTCAACACGCACATCCCGCCGTCGAGCGAGCCCGTGACATTGCCGGAGTCCGCGAGGTTCCCCCTGGTGGACCCCACCGTGCGGGAGATGCGGGGCGCGCCTGACGTCCGCATCGCCCGGTGCGCCGAAACCCTGGCACGCCTGGCCGGCGTGGTGGCCGAGCGCGGCGGCGTCAGCGCCAGTCTGCGCCGGGTGATGGTGGTACAGGCGGCCCGCCTTACCCGCCTCACCGCGGCACGCCACGCCTACGCGGCCGGGGAGCTCCCGCCTGAGCCGAATCTCGTCGACATCGGTTACCTGCGTGCCGCCGGCCGGGACTAG
- a CDS encoding nucleotide pyrophosphohydrolase, whose translation MNLEDLRDALRRFAAARDWDEYHTPKNLVMALSGEVGELTDLFQWLTPEEAAHAMDDPELAWNVRDELADVMHYLVRLADKLDVDLIEAAFAKIERNERRFPTGDLKPVE comes from the coding sequence ATGAACCTGGAAGACCTGCGGGACGCCCTGCGCCGGTTCGCCGCGGCGCGTGACTGGGACGAGTACCACACCCCGAAGAACCTCGTGATGGCGTTGTCCGGGGAGGTCGGCGAATTGACCGACCTGTTCCAGTGGCTCACGCCGGAGGAGGCCGCGCACGCGATGGACGACCCCGAGTTGGCCTGGAACGTGCGTGACGAGCTCGCCGATGTCATGCACTACCTGGTGCGGCTGGCCGACAAGCTCGACGTGGACCTGATCGAAGCCGCGTTCGCCAAGATCGAGCGGAACGAACGGCGTTTCCCCACCGGCGACCTGAAGCCCGTCGAATGA
- the dxs gene encoding 1-deoxy-D-xylulose-5-phosphate synthase: MTLLESVHGPADLKRLGADDLVRLAAEIRRFLVDKVSRTGGHLGPNLGVVELTIAVHRVFDSPQDSVVFDTGHQSYVHKILTGRRDGFDTLRQKGGLSGYPSRSESEHDIEENSHASTALSYADGLAKAYQLGGERRHVVAVVGDGALTGGMCWEALNNIAAGVDRSVVIVVNDNGRSYSPTIGGLADHLSSLRLQPGYERALERGKNALQGTPIVGKPVYAALHAAKRGIKDALSPQAMFEDLGLKYIGPVDGHDNAVLESALRRAKSFGGPVIVHTVTRKGNGFAPAENHEADQMHATGVIDPITGENIGPSKRTWTHVFAEELATLGGERPDLVAITAAMRGPTGLDKFAGLYPDRCFDVGIAEQHAMTSAAGLAMGGMHPVVAIYATFLNRAFDQLLMDVAMHKQGVTVVLDRAGITGPDGASHHGMWDMSICGLVPGIHVAAPRDAATLREELREAVRISDAPSVVRYPKASVGPDLPAVERVGKVDVLQRSGDDVLLVTVGAFGSLGLAAAQRLADQGIGVTVVDPRWVFPISADLVQMAANHRLVVTVEDGGRHGGFGWTLAAALRDASVDVPLRDLGIPQAFQEHGERGEVLADCGLTAQDVARRITEWVAADLPTPTPATAKN, from the coding sequence GTGACGCTGCTGGAATCCGTGCACGGACCGGCGGATCTGAAACGGCTGGGTGCCGACGACCTGGTGCGGCTCGCGGCCGAGATCCGGCGGTTCCTGGTCGACAAGGTCTCCCGGACCGGCGGGCACCTCGGGCCCAACCTCGGTGTCGTCGAGCTGACCATCGCGGTGCACCGGGTCTTCGACTCGCCGCAGGACTCGGTCGTGTTCGACACCGGGCACCAGAGCTACGTCCACAAGATCCTCACCGGTCGCCGTGACGGGTTCGACACGCTGCGCCAGAAGGGCGGCCTGTCCGGCTACCCGTCGCGGTCGGAGAGCGAGCACGACATCGAGGAGAACAGCCACGCCTCGACCGCGCTCTCCTACGCCGACGGCCTGGCCAAGGCCTACCAGCTCGGCGGCGAGCGCAGGCACGTCGTCGCGGTCGTCGGCGACGGCGCGCTGACCGGCGGCATGTGCTGGGAAGCCCTGAACAACATCGCCGCGGGCGTCGACCGCTCCGTGGTGATCGTGGTCAACGACAACGGCCGTTCGTACTCGCCCACCATCGGCGGCCTGGCCGACCACCTGTCCTCCCTGCGCCTCCAGCCCGGCTACGAACGCGCCCTGGAGCGCGGCAAGAACGCCCTCCAGGGCACCCCGATCGTCGGCAAGCCCGTCTACGCGGCCCTGCACGCGGCCAAGCGCGGCATCAAGGACGCGCTCAGCCCGCAGGCCATGTTCGAGGACCTCGGCCTGAAGTACATCGGCCCGGTCGACGGCCACGACAACGCGGTGCTGGAGTCGGCGCTGCGGCGGGCCAAGTCGTTCGGCGGACCGGTCATCGTGCACACCGTGACCCGCAAGGGCAACGGCTTCGCGCCGGCCGAGAACCACGAGGCCGACCAGATGCACGCCACCGGCGTCATCGACCCGATCACCGGCGAGAACATCGGCCCGTCCAAGCGCACGTGGACCCACGTGTTCGCGGAGGAGCTGGCGACCCTGGGCGGCGAGCGGCCGGACCTGGTCGCCATCACCGCCGCCATGCGCGGCCCGACAGGCCTGGACAAGTTCGCCGGCCTCTACCCGGACCGCTGCTTCGACGTGGGTATCGCCGAGCAGCACGCCATGACGTCCGCCGCGGGCCTCGCCATGGGCGGGATGCACCCGGTGGTGGCGATCTACGCGACGTTCCTCAACCGGGCGTTCGACCAGCTGCTGATGGACGTCGCCATGCACAAGCAGGGCGTCACCGTCGTCCTGGACCGAGCGGGCATCACCGGCCCCGACGGAGCGTCCCACCACGGCATGTGGGACATGTCCATCTGCGGGCTGGTCCCCGGCATCCACGTCGCCGCGCCCCGTGACGCCGCCACGCTCCGCGAGGAGTTGCGCGAGGCCGTCCGGATCTCCGACGCGCCGTCCGTGGTCCGCTACCCGAAGGCCTCCGTAGGCCCCGACCTGCCCGCTGTCGAGCGCGTGGGCAAGGTCGACGTCCTCCAACGCTCCGGCGACGACGTCCTGCTCGTGACGGTCGGCGCCTTCGGCTCCCTCGGCCTGGCAGCCGCCCAGCGCCTGGCAGACCAGGGCATCGGCGTAACCGTGGTAGACCCCCGCTGGGTCTTCCCGATCTCCGCCGACCTGGTCCAGATGGCCGCCAACCACCGCCTGGTCGTGACCGTCGAGGACGGCGGCCGCCACGGCGGCTTCGGCTGGACACTGGCCGCCGCACTGCGCGACGCCTCCGTAGACGTCCCCCTCCGCGACCTGGGCATCCCCCAGGCGTTCCAGGAGCACGGCGAACGGGGCGAGGTCCTAGCCGACTGCGGCCTGACCGCCCAGGACGTGGCCCGCCGCATCACCGAATGGGTAGCAGCCGACCTACCGACCCCAACCCCCGCAACCGCCAAGAACTAA